The proteins below are encoded in one region of Fervidicoccaceae archaeon:
- a CDS encoding DNA methyltransferase, with the protein MSIIDGLSSVELARYYSSGRMEQITFEDFVAYSSGVEHVKIGGEVLRLKIEPPSSLEPEDFTLESTTVWSFPERGKWATHAHNARYRGNWAPQVPRNLILRYTEPGDLVLDPFVGSGTTLIECVLLKRRCIGVDININAVMLTWSRLQHLEEARQRVRLYVGDARNLEAIEDSSVDLIVTHPPYANIIRYSERGCSKGDLSHAGTIEEFVRDMRDVAKEMFRVLRPGGHAAVMIGDTRRRKFIVPVSYRVLDVFLSEGFAIREHIIKVQHNMRGTKKWARRDRDFLLLAHEHIFVFRKLAEGEEKLYKLSLKWW; encoded by the coding sequence TTGTCCATCATCGATGGCCTAAGCTCGGTGGAGCTTGCGCGCTATTACAGCAGCGGACGCATGGAGCAGATAACGTTCGAGGACTTCGTGGCATATAGTTCCGGAGTAGAGCACGTCAAGATAGGCGGCGAGGTGCTGCGGCTCAAGATAGAGCCTCCTAGCTCTCTCGAGCCCGAGGACTTCACGTTGGAGAGCACCACCGTGTGGAGCTTCCCGGAGAGAGGCAAGTGGGCCACGCACGCTCACAATGCGCGCTACAGAGGCAATTGGGCCCCGCAGGTCCCGCGCAACCTGATCCTGAGGTACACCGAGCCCGGCGACCTGGTCCTCGACCCGTTCGTCGGGAGCGGCACGACTCTCATCGAGTGCGTCCTGTTGAAGAGGCGTTGTATTGGAGTCGATATCAACATCAACGCCGTCATGTTAACGTGGAGCAGGCTCCAGCACTTAGAGGAGGCGAGACAACGCGTCAGGCTCTACGTGGGGGACGCGAGGAACCTGGAGGCAATCGAGGATTCAAGCGTAGACCTCATAGTGACGCACCCGCCCTACGCCAACATCATCAGATACAGCGAGAGGGGGTGCTCAAAAGGCGACCTTAGCCACGCTGGGACCATTGAGGAGTTCGTGCGCGATATGAGAGACGTGGCCAAAGAGATGTTCAGAGTGTTGAGGCCCGGCGGACACGCCGCCGTAATGATCGGCGACACCAGGCGCAGAAAATTCATCGTCCCGGTGAGCTATAGGGTCCTCGACGTCTTCCTATCGGAGGGCTTCGCCATCAGAGAGCACATAATAAAGGTGCAGCACAACATGCGAGGAACCAAGAAGTGGGCGAGGCGCGACAGGGATTTCCTGTTATTGGCGCACGAGCACATATTCGTCTTCAGAAAACTCGCCGAGGGCGAGGAAAAGCTCTACAAGCTGAGCCTCAAGTGGTGGTAG
- a CDS encoding NAD(+)/NADH kinase, whose protein sequence is MSRERRRVGFLVNPIAGIGGRLGLPGSDDIPLEISPSVGPALKRAALFLRELGSVLERRQRSERAELEIVMPNGFLGEEALSRAGVKLEAEIIDVYDGSTPTTPAHMEIAARTIGSTTDVIFFVGGDGTAHLVARSLGSDKPLVGVPGGTKTYSGVFARSLRAAVELLVAYLEDSAHVSESEIVLVNEASLARGLFEVIDVLPVNTLETSEGFHQFTKELYSGTDEEKEAVAEFVARELLEPGDLVLLGPGSTVRKVAERLGWSKPLIGLACGNPPDLFCASCESRELSSIVESWSGPVKLVVSPLGRSGFVLGRGSGALTKRVLSKIDPDSLIIVSAWSKLAKIDKLFVDLDDWELSKKFSGYKRVVVGYGEFAVKKIEAL, encoded by the coding sequence ATGTCGCGCGAGAGGAGGCGAGTCGGCTTCCTGGTGAATCCCATAGCCGGTATAGGCGGCAGGCTCGGTCTGCCTGGCAGCGATGACATCCCCCTCGAGATAAGCCCTAGCGTGGGCCCCGCCCTCAAGAGAGCAGCTCTCTTCCTGAGGGAGCTTGGCTCAGTCCTCGAGCGACGCCAGAGAAGCGAGAGAGCGGAGCTCGAGATAGTAATGCCCAACGGATTTCTGGGAGAAGAGGCCCTCAGCCGCGCTGGCGTGAAGCTCGAAGCGGAGATAATCGATGTTTACGACGGGTCCACGCCAACGACCCCGGCTCATATGGAGATCGCCGCCAGGACGATAGGCTCGACGACCGACGTCATTTTCTTCGTCGGAGGAGACGGCACCGCTCACCTGGTAGCGAGGAGCCTAGGCTCCGATAAGCCTCTCGTTGGGGTGCCAGGGGGGACGAAAACCTACAGCGGCGTCTTCGCTCGATCGTTAAGGGCGGCAGTTGAGTTGCTCGTGGCTTACCTCGAGGACTCGGCCCACGTGAGCGAATCAGAGATAGTTCTCGTGAACGAGGCCTCCCTGGCTCGGGGCCTCTTCGAAGTCATAGACGTACTGCCGGTCAATACGCTGGAGACCTCGGAGGGCTTCCATCAATTCACGAAAGAACTCTACTCCGGTACAGACGAGGAGAAAGAGGCCGTGGCCGAGTTCGTCGCTAGAGAGCTCTTGGAGCCCGGCGACCTCGTACTTTTGGGCCCGGGCTCTACGGTCCGAAAAGTGGCCGAGAGATTAGGTTGGAGCAAGCCTCTCATTGGTCTGGCCTGCGGTAACCCGCCCGACCTCTTCTGCGCGAGCTGCGAGTCGCGTGAGCTGAGCTCGATAGTCGAGAGCTGGTCAGGCCCAGTGAAGCTGGTGGTGTCCCCTCTCGGGCGATCAGGCTTCGTGCTAGGGAGAGGCTCGGGGGCTCTCACTAAGCGCGTGCTATCTAAGATAGACCCGGACTCGCTGATAATAGTCTCGGCGTGGAGTAAGCTAGCCAAAATCGATAAGCTTTTCGTAGATCTCGACGACTGGGAACTGAGTAAGAAGTTCTCGGGCTACAAGAGGGTTGTGGTGGGCTACGGCGAGTTCGCCGTGAAGAAGATCGAAGCTCTCTGA
- a CDS encoding DNA-directed DNA polymerase I produces MPRISPLTNYAEVRRESKARCRTKIVPWYVVTDAARVSNGYLLACYYDADRNSAVLAFYDVDERRVKYWFDKSGHKPYFLVRERNGEIIKKIPQNLRQRIVETELVKKFDLLRSKHEILTRVKVSDPLAVRELRGYFAATWESDIKYHQNYIYDLGLVPGTRYEVREKLLVPKLDSIESLELDELMGEAGSLSKDVMRGLASILESEPPMPTMVALDVEVFTPLEGRVPDPKTAPYPVISAALVDSDGRKIVLMLSHERLRGLRADELRDFELLLFDSEAALLEALFAELSNYPVVFTFNGDNFDLPYLLRRAERLGFRPEEAPIRRAQDYYTFKTGIHIDLYHVFDNKALKTYAFGGTYRETTLDAVARALLGVGKLETGEVVSQLSAEELARYNLNDALLTLRLAMWRGGLTWKLLVVLSRLAKTCVEDLSRSQISAWIRNMLYWEHRRRGYLIPRREDLLREKGETKSKAAIKGKKYAGAIVLDPPVGVFFDVRVLDFASLYPSIIKLWNLSYETVNPSYECRSVREVPEVGHRVCLDREGIMSSIIGALRDLRVKVYKRRSKAEGLPEDKRQWYSVVQSSLKVFLNASYGVFGSESFALYTPPVAESVTAVGRYLVKRTLEKASRLGLLVIYGDTDSMFVWSPSEELLENFIEEIERESGLDLEVDKVFKYVAFSGLKKNYLGLTRESEVIIKGLLGKKRNQPPFVKRAFEEVIRELSLIERPEDFERRKSEIVGRIKRVFDALRNREYTLNELAFNVIISKPLDEYDKNTPQHVKAAEMLRALGRRVGKGDIISYVKVRGREGVKPVQLAKLAEIDFGKYVEVLRSTFEQVLLALNVEWKEIEGVLRLEYYMNLTPTSGDFERR; encoded by the coding sequence ATGCCGAGGATTTCGCCTCTCACCAACTACGCCGAGGTGAGGCGCGAGAGCAAAGCTCGTTGTCGCACCAAGATCGTGCCGTGGTACGTCGTGACCGACGCGGCGCGCGTGAGCAACGGCTACCTACTGGCGTGCTACTATGACGCGGACAGGAACTCGGCCGTGCTGGCGTTTTACGACGTGGACGAACGCAGAGTGAAGTACTGGTTCGACAAGTCGGGCCACAAGCCCTACTTCCTAGTGAGAGAGAGAAACGGCGAGATCATTAAGAAAATTCCGCAGAACCTGAGGCAGAGGATCGTCGAGACGGAACTCGTGAAGAAGTTCGACCTCCTCAGGTCGAAGCACGAGATCCTCACGAGAGTGAAGGTGTCGGATCCTCTAGCGGTCAGAGAGTTGAGAGGGTATTTCGCTGCAACGTGGGAGAGCGATATAAAATATCACCAGAACTACATCTACGACCTAGGCCTTGTCCCAGGGACCAGGTACGAAGTTAGAGAGAAGCTCCTCGTGCCCAAGCTCGATTCGATTGAGTCATTGGAACTCGACGAGCTGATGGGGGAGGCCGGCAGCCTCTCGAAAGACGTGATGAGGGGTCTGGCCTCGATATTGGAGTCCGAGCCCCCGATGCCCACCATGGTCGCGCTCGACGTGGAGGTATTCACCCCGTTGGAGGGCCGAGTGCCCGATCCTAAGACGGCACCTTATCCCGTGATCAGCGCCGCGCTGGTCGACTCCGACGGCAGGAAGATCGTACTAATGCTGAGCCACGAGCGACTCAGAGGTCTGCGGGCGGACGAGCTAAGAGACTTCGAGCTCTTGCTCTTCGATAGTGAGGCGGCGCTCCTCGAGGCCCTCTTCGCGGAGCTCTCGAATTATCCTGTCGTCTTTACGTTCAACGGCGACAACTTCGATTTGCCGTACCTCCTAAGACGAGCGGAGAGGTTAGGCTTCAGACCCGAGGAGGCTCCCATAAGGAGAGCTCAAGATTACTACACGTTTAAGACGGGTATTCACATAGACCTCTATCACGTCTTCGACAACAAGGCGTTGAAGACCTACGCTTTCGGTGGCACATATAGAGAGACCACTCTGGACGCCGTGGCTCGGGCCCTACTCGGGGTCGGAAAGCTAGAAACCGGAGAAGTAGTGAGCCAATTATCTGCCGAGGAGCTGGCCCGCTACAATCTCAACGACGCTCTATTGACGCTTAGACTGGCAATGTGGAGAGGGGGCCTAACGTGGAAGCTACTCGTGGTTCTCTCTAGGCTCGCCAAGACCTGCGTGGAAGATCTGTCTCGTTCTCAGATCAGTGCCTGGATCAGGAACATGTTGTACTGGGAACACAGGAGAAGAGGCTATCTCATTCCTCGGCGCGAGGACCTGCTGCGCGAGAAGGGAGAAACGAAGAGCAAGGCAGCTATCAAGGGCAAGAAGTACGCTGGAGCCATAGTCTTAGATCCTCCAGTAGGAGTTTTCTTTGATGTGCGGGTGCTAGACTTCGCCAGCCTGTATCCCTCTATCATTAAGCTCTGGAACCTCAGCTACGAGACCGTGAACCCCAGCTACGAGTGCCGCAGCGTTCGAGAAGTACCCGAAGTGGGGCACAGAGTCTGTCTGGACAGAGAGGGCATAATGTCGAGCATCATAGGGGCGCTCAGGGACCTCAGGGTCAAGGTGTACAAGAGGAGAAGCAAAGCCGAGGGTTTGCCGGAGGACAAGCGTCAGTGGTACTCCGTCGTCCAGTCCTCTCTCAAGGTCTTTCTCAATGCGAGCTACGGAGTCTTCGGGAGCGAAAGCTTCGCCCTCTACACGCCGCCCGTGGCCGAGAGCGTTACGGCTGTGGGCAGATACCTCGTCAAGCGGACCCTCGAGAAGGCCTCGCGGCTCGGCTTATTGGTGATATATGGAGACACTGACAGCATGTTTGTATGGAGCCCGAGCGAAGAACTTCTCGAGAACTTCATCGAGGAGATAGAGCGGGAGAGTGGGTTGGACTTAGAGGTCGATAAAGTCTTCAAGTATGTGGCTTTCAGCGGCCTCAAGAAGAACTACCTGGGGCTCACGAGGGAGAGCGAGGTGATCATCAAGGGCCTGCTCGGCAAGAAGAGGAATCAACCGCCCTTCGTGAAGAGGGCCTTCGAGGAGGTCATAAGAGAGCTATCCTTGATCGAGAGGCCCGAAGACTTCGAACGTAGGAAGAGCGAGATCGTCGGAAGGATCAAGAGAGTCTTCGATGCGCTCAGAAATCGTGAGTACACGCTTAACGAGTTAGCGTTCAATGTAATAATCAGCAAGCCTCTAGACGAATACGATAAGAATACGCCGCAGCACGTCAAGGCCGCCGAGATGTTGCGTGCTTTGGGGCGGAGGGTTGGGAAGGGCGACATCATCTCTTACGTGAAGGTAAGAGGGAGGGAGGGCGTGAAGCCGGTTCAGCTAGCCAAGCTTGCTGAGATAGACTTCGGGAAATACGTGGAGGTTCTGAGGTCTACATTCGAGCAGGTGCTGTTGGCACTCAACGTCGAGTGGAAAGAGATAGAAGGCGTGCTCAGGTTGGAATACTACATGAACTTGACGCCCACCTCGGGGGATTTCGAGCGGCGCTGA